The genomic segment CCTTGGCGGCAGCATCTGAGGAATTGTCAGCTAATGTGGAGGAAGCAAATTCTACTGCCAATGAGATTCTAAAGGCAATGCAGCAGATTTCAGCAGGTGCCCAGGCTCAAGCCGAGCTTACTGAAAAAGCTGCAGGACTAGGTGACAGACTTGCAGTAGCTGCGCAGCAAATGAGTGACAGGGCGAAATTCTCTGCAGAAAAGATTGAAGAACTTCAACAGTTGCTGGAGGCAAACAAAACAGCAGTGGATAATTTGATTGCTGGAATATCTTCTTCAGCAGAATCTAGCATTGTCTCTGCAAAAAATATTAAGAACCTAGAGGAAACTACAAGAAGAATCGATAAAATTGTGGACGCTATAGTTAATGTAACCATTCAAACGAATATGCTGGCTGTAAATGGTTCTATTGAAGCGGCCAGGGCAGGAGAATTCGGAAGAGGTTTTTCAGTTGTTGCCGGAGATATAAGAGCGCTTGCCAATGAATCTGCGGAAAACACAGATAAGATCAAGGATCTTGTAAGAGGCATTCAGAATCAGATTCAAAGAGTTGCAGCGGATATAGATCTTTCCAGTAAAACTTCTTTAACTGAAGTAGAAAAGGCAAAGAAAACAACACACAATCTCAATATTATTGAAGAAAGCATGATAGAGATCCTTACAGGAGCAAGAGAGATTCTTAAAGGATCAGAAGAGTCGTTAGTGGCTTTGGAACAGGCAAAGAAGGGTGTGGATCAGATTGCAACCGCTGCTCAGGAAGCCAGCAGTGGAGCTGAACAGGCAGCAGCAGCAGCAAATCAACAGGCCAAAGGTATGCAGGAACTTGCAGAAGCGATTGAAGAGATCTCAGGATTGGCTGATGAACTTCAGAATATGTAGAGAATGGAGGGGATAGTCATGGCTACTGGTATAAACAATGCCAGCTTTACAGAGCGCCAGCTAGTTACCTTCCTGCTTGGAGAGGATGAATTCGGGACTGATATTATGGATGTAAAGGAAATTATCAGGGTTCCTGATATCACAAGAGTGCCGAATGCTCCAGTCTATGTTGAAGGTGCGTGCAATTTAAGAGGAAATATTTTGCCAATCATCGATGGGAGGACCTGGTTTAATCTAGAGAGAAAAAATAGGGATGAAAACAGTAGGGTGCTCGTCATAGATGTAGATGGCAAAGCAACAGGAGTAATTGTAGATAAAGTATCGGAAGTAATGAGGGTAAATATTGCAGACATAGAGGCACCACCAGAAATTATAAGAAATGTGGATTTAGACTATTTAAACGGTGTTGTAAAGCTGGAGAATGGAAACAGGCTTGTCATGCTTTTGGATGTTGTAAAGGCATTAAGTGTTAACAACGCCCAAAAGGAAGAGATAAAAGAGCAGAACGAAAGTTTGCAAAAGAACAGTGCGATCCTAGGCAGCAGTAATAATGAGTCTATCGATGAGGAACAATTAGTTTCCTTTCTCCTAGGTAAAGAGGAATATGCCATTGGGATTATGAAGGTTAAAGAAATTATCCGCACACCTCAGATCGTGAAGGTTCCAAACTGTGAAGAATACATAGAAGGAGTAGTTTCTATACGCAATAACTTGTTGCCTATAATAAACTTAAGGACATGTTTTGGAATGGAACATCTGGAAGTTAACGATCACACCAGAATCCTGGTGGTGGATATGGGCAGTTTTACTGCGGGAATTATGGTGGATAAGGTTTTAGAAGTTTTGAGAGTCCCCTCAAGTATTATTCAGTCTCCACCGAGATTTTCCACTCAAAGCGAGGATCAGCTCAAAGGAGTGGCAAAGTTGGATCAAGGTAAGCGTATGATTTTGATGCTTGAACCTTCAAAATTAATTTCTGCTGATGTAATCAGTGGAATCAGCGGAACTGATGGAATTTACAAAGAGGATAGTGATGGAAAGAGCATTGGGAAACAACTGATTGATGAAGAGCAGCTGGTAACTTTTAAAATAGATTCTGTGGAATATGGGGTTAAGATTGCTAATGTTCAGGAAATCAACAGGATGACGGAAGTAACCAAAATACCCAGGGCTCCATACTGCATTGAAGGAATTGTAAATTTAAGAGGAAATGTAATACCTGCACTGAATTTAAGAAAACTATTCAATCTTCCAGAAAAATCAATTACTGATGCCACACGGATTATTATCATTGATCATAATGGAAAGAGAACGGGAATTGTGGTTGATTCGGTTTCGGAAGTACTTAGATTTGAAAAGACCTTGATAGAAGCCCCACCTGATACATTAAGCAATGGGGTTGACAGTGATTATGTGGAAGGCGTTGGAAAACTTAATGACGGTAAACGAATGATATTGATTTTGGATATTAGTAAAATACTAACTTTGTGTTAAAATTAAGTTTTTTAGGGCGTTACCACGGGTATAGTAATATTTATTTCGGGGTGCGCCCGAATTTTCTAAAGATGATGGCAGGTGATATTCGTGACCGACAAAATAAAAGTATTGATTGTAGATGATTCAGCTCTTATGAGAAAAGCTCTGAAGGAAATTGTTATGACTGATCCGAGCCTTGAAGTGATTGGAACAGCGAGGAACGGACAGGATGCCATCGATAAGGTGTACGAGTTAAAACCGGACGTGATTACAATGGACATCAATATGCCTGTTATGGATGGTCTGACATCTATGCAGCATATTTTGAACGAAGATCCAGATATACCTGTTTTGATGGTGAGTTCACTTACTGAAGAAGGAGCATTGATAACTTTCGAAGCACTTGAGCTTGGTGCCTTTGATTATGTTACTAAACCTTCAGGAACTGTATCTTCTAATATACATATTGTCGGAAGGGAAATAATTCAAAAAATTAAAGTGGCTCATAAATCCAAAAGCAAGAAAAGTATCAAAGACAAATTTAGGAGGCGTGACGGCACTATCGCTATAGCAAAGAAAACAGCACCTATAATTAAAACGCCCATAATCACTAGTCCAGACCTTTCAAAAATTGTTCTCATAGGTATTTCTACTGGCGGTCCTCGTACACTGATGGAAGTTCTTCCGATGCTTCCGCAGGATTTACAGGCTGCAGTAATCATCATACAGCACATGCCGCCGTCATTTACCTCTTCTTTTGCAAAAAGACTGGATAGTGCCTGCCAGCTTCCAATTAAGGAAGCAGAACCAGGAGATATCCTTCAAAATGGAAGAGGATATCTGGCTCCGGGAGGATATCAACTATTGGTAAGAAAAGAGGGGATACTTCGTCTTTCCAACAATCCTCAAACAATTTTTATGCCATCGGTGAATGTAACGATGGAATCTGCACTAGACACTTTTGGCGCTAAAAAGGTGATCGGCGTATTAATGACCGGAATGGGAGATGATGGGGCAGATGCTATGGTAAAGATTAGAAAAGCTGGTGGCGTTACCATAGCTGAGGATGAGTCTACAGCAGTGGTTTTCGGTATGCCAAGAGAAGCAATCGAAAGAGATGGCGCTGAGATTGTAGTGCCCTCTTATAAGATAGCGGATGAAATCATAAAAGCCGTTAAAAAATTTTAGGCTACATCTAATGAATAGGTATTTTTTGAATTATATGGAGGTTTCCAATGAAGTATAAATACAAAGTTCTGATAGCAGATGCAGATGAAAAAATACTAAGCACTCTAAAAAATCATCTGGAACAGCAAAACTATGAAGTTGAAGTTACTCAAAGTGCCAAAAATGCTTTTGAGAAAGTTAAAAGCGATAAATACCATATTGCATTGATAGATATAGATTTGCCTGAAATGAGCGGAATTGAGCTTTTAAGGGAGATCAAAAGTTTTGATGCTTTAATACAGGTTATAATGATGGCAGAAAATTCTACTATGGATAAAATATTGAACGCCCTTGAATATGGGGCCAATGACTATATACAGAAAACTCTTTCGGATGTAGAGTATATCACACAGATTATAAATTATTCTGTGGAGAAACTGGAGAGGTGGAGGAAATCCATTATTCAAATAATAAAATAACCAATCCCAAACTGATTGGTATCATACTGTATTAGGAGGTAAGCTTAATGGATACCATGTTCCAGTTGTATATGGAAGATACAGAGGAAATGCTTCAAAAGGCAGAGGAATGTCTTATTCGCCTGGAAATGGAATATTCATCTGTAGAGATTAATGAACTGTTTAGAATCGCTCATACAATTAAAGGATCTTCTCACATGGTAGGGTACGAGGATATTGGAAATATTATGCACAAAATAGAGGATATGCTTGATTGTGCAAGAAACGGTTTCATCTTGTTTGACCAAGACATCGTGTCTCTATGTTTTAAAGGCTTGGATATTGTTAAGCAGATGCTGGAATACAAAAAAGAAGGTTCCGGAGAGGTGCCAAAGGATCTTATGGATGAAGCTTTAATGATTAATGAAGACGTTGGAGCTCTTATCAGATTCGGTAAAAAGGAAGAAAAATCAGTTGTGGTAAAACAGCCAGGTACAGGAATTGTGTCAAGCCTTTTGAACAAAAAGGTTAAAGGTAGAAATAAGTATTATATTACTTTTTTTATTGAAGAAGATGCACCTATGGTCTCTCCTGTACTTTTAATGATCTTAAAAAGTGTTGAGGATATTGGTTCCCTTGCGTATTCCAGTGTAACGGACAGTTTCTTTTCCGAATTATCTGGTACGAATGAAATCAAAACTTTTGATTGTATTCTATGCACAGATATGGAAGAAGCTGAACTGTATGCTTATTTTGACTTGTTTTATGTTGAAAGGATCAACGTAGTAGATCTAACCCGAAATAAGCTGGAAGGAAATGATTACTTTTTTAACAGTAGCGATCATACTTTTTATATTATTATTCTAGAAATTTTTATAAGACTATATCATTTGCTTTTTAATAGATCAAAGGAAATTAAAATAAATGGGGAAGAACCTAACATAATAAAGTCACTATACAGCATAGAGTCTTTATACAGTGAAGCGGTTAACGCCTGTGACAGAATGAAAAATAAAGATAAACTCAACCTATTTATCAAGGATTTAAATGAGTTTCTCACTTTTATTACTAAAATGTATAAAAGAGAAAACGCTATTGCTGAAGAACTGTATTCCAATATTCAATTTCAGATGTTGAATCTGAGTAAAAGAGCTTATAATTATGCAAAAGGAAAGTATTTGTTTAGAATTTTAAAACCAGAAAAGACAGATTTTATTAATAAATTGAATGATTTTAGTGAAAAAGTCAATAAATCTACAACTTTAGTTATTTTTATTGATCTAAGTCAACTGGATATTTTATATGAAAATGAGGTAAAAACTCTCATTGAGTTTAAAAATTGTATGGAAAATTATGGTTTAGAAATAGGGATTATTGTAAAGGGAATTTATGCCAGAAGAATAATTAACATTTTTGATTCAATAAAATCCATTGAAAAATTTAACATATTTCAATCTGAATCGGATGCCCTTTTGGGAATTCTTTATTCCAGTGATTTTTATTATAGAATGCTTAAAAGGATTGACAACGGACAACTAAAATAAGAAATGATTAATATATATAAATTACATAGGTTCAGCAGTTATAATGTCATAAATGTTGTAAGTGATGCCGCCTGCTGCAATGATACCTTCGCTAGTATAGCAGTCGCTTATGCAATGAAGTTTTGAAATGTAATATGACAGCCCGTGTACTGTAATAAATGCTGGAGGACCATTTTGAAAAGGTGAGCGATGCTGCTTAAGAAGCTATGAGTGATGAAGAGGTGGAAGAATGATATTATCTGATGAATTATTTCATAAATTCATAAAATTGATTTATAAAAAAACAGGAATATATTATGAGCGGAATAAAAAATATTATGTAGAAAAAAGGATCGGAAAGTGTGCGGAATCCCTTGAGATGGACAATTTAAATGAGTATTATATGATGCTGAAATTTTCGGATGATTCATCTGAGTTCGATAGATTAATTAATGAGCTAACGGTGAATGAAACTTATTTTTTTCGTGATTTTCCTCAATTGCGCAATTTTGCAGAGGATGTGTTACCTATAGTTGTTAGAGAGAAAGGTGACAGAAAAAAAATAAAAATATGGAGTGCGGCATGCTCCACAGGTGAAGAACCTTATACCATTTCTATTATTCTTCAGGAGATGCTTGAGCATCCTGAAAAATGGGAAATTGAAATACTTGCTTCTGATATTAATACTGAAGTATTGAAAAGTGCGAGAATTGGCATCTATGAAAGCAGAGCTGTAAGGGATGTACCTCCTGAATATTTGGAGAAATATTTTACAAGGATGCAAGACAGGTATCTTGTCAATCTGAGTGTAAGAAAACCTGTTTCTTTTAAACGGATTAATCTGATGGATCAAAATGAAATGAACGTTGTTAAAGGGTGTGATTTTATTTTCTGTCGGAATTGCTTGATCTATTTTGATGATGAGTCGAGAAAAAGTGTTCTGGATAGTTTCTACGAATCTTTAAATCCCGGAGGATTTATTTTTCTAGGACATTCGGAATCCGTAGGAAGATTCTCATCTGCCTATAAAGTTCAAAGAATAGGAGATACAATAGTTTATTCCAGGCCAAAACAGTATTATGGAGAAAAAGATTTGCCTGTAAATGATGCTCAAATAGCAAGATACTCTTACTAATTTGTGATGGTATCAACTACTTGTGACTGGATTTAAACCACATAAATGCTTCTTTTGATCTAAGGAGAGAATATTATGTTGAGTAAAATCTATATAGAAGATATTGATGTAGTTAAAGTGTTTATTAATGAATGTATGGAATGCCTTCAAGGATTTGAAAAGGAAGTTCTGAAGCTTGAAGTGAGATCTGAAGATATGAATTTGCTTAGTCAAATCCTTGAAAAAGTTAAAAGAATTAAGAGGGAGTCTTCTTTTGTAGGGATATCAGGCATTGTAAGATTAAGCCATGAGATAGAAGTTATATTGGAGGCCATAAGGGATAAAAAAGCAACTGTTGATACAGGACTTATTGATAGCTTACTTTCCTGTATAGATTTCTTAGATGCTTATATAAAAGGGATGCATGAGAAATTAAAAGAATATGCCCTGGATGATGAAAATGGTCTGTACCTGGAAAATGAAGATCATCAGAAAGAAGAACAGTTAGTTGATAACTTGAGACTCGCATATGAAAACTGTAAAAACAGGGAGGATCAAGAAAGCAAAATTTATAATAAAGATTCAGAGGAGAAAGAGATTGAAATTTTACAGTCAGAAGAGTTTAAAAAAGGTTTGACGGAAGGAATAAAAGAGCAGTTTCTGATTGAAAGCATGGAAAATATCGATAAAATCGAGAATGATTTGCTTATGAAGCTTGATAGCAATAGTGATGACAGGGAAGCCATCAGTGAATTATTTAGAATGATTCACAGTATTAAAGGCGGGGCATCAATGTATCTTGCATCATTACCCTCTCAAAACCCGGAATACTTCTCTTTAAAAAAGTTATCCGAAGTTGTGCATACTTTTGAAAGCCTGTTGGTATTGATAAGAGATAAAGGATTTAAATTTGAAAATAATCTCATTGATTTAAGTTTTTTAGTAATAGATTATTTAAAGTCCATAATGAGTTCTATTATTTCTGAAGAATTCATTGATTTACATAATGATGATATACTGGATGAAATTAAAGGATGTATTTCACGAATTAAATCTGTCCCCGGCGATACTACAAACTCTGCAGTCATAAACCAGCTGCAATCCAATAAAATAGATATAACCAAATCAAGCGTTTCACAGACTATTAGAGTTAATCAAGAAAAAATTGATCAAGTGATGAATATGATTTCTGAGCTTTTTATAGCTAAGAATTCATTTATGCATATTGCTAAAAGATTAAATATAGATTATGACTTGCCTGAAATGTCGAAAGAAGTTAAGCAAGTGGGAGCATATATAAACAGAATTTCAGATGAACTTCAAAATGCAATTATGTCCATAAGAATGATAGAAATCAAGACGGTTTTTCAAAGAATGCCCAGGATTGTACGGGATATAGCGCAGAGTACGGGGAAAAAAATGGAGTTATATATGGAGGGCGAAAATACAGAGCTAGATAAAACAATTATCGAGCAAATTAGTGATCCTTTAGTGCATTTAATACGTAATGCTGCAGATCACGGCATTGAACTTCCAGAAGAGCGGTTGACAAAAGGGAAATCGGAGACAGGAAAGATTGTACTACGAGCTTACAATAAAAATAAACATGTGTTTATTGAGATTGAAGATGATGGTGCGGGAATGGATACTGAAACTTTAAAAAACAAAGCAATCGAAAAAGGGCTGATCACCAGCACAGACGCTGAAAAGATGAACCGCAATCAATTATTGAATCTTATTTTTCTTCCTGGTTTTAGTACTGCCAAACAGATTACAGAGATATCCGGTCGGGGCGTGGGCATGGATATCGTTAAAAGTAATATTGCTAAACTCAATGGTGCTATAATGATTGAAAGCGAAATGGATAAAGGAACAAAAATGATTATTCAATTACCTCTTTCATTGGCTGTTTCTCATGGTTTGATTGTAGAAGCTTCTGGAGAAAACTATATTATTCCTTTGGAATACATAATCGAAACAGTAAAAATAGATAGGAACAGTATTCATAAGTATAGCGGAAAATATTTTACATGTTTAAGAGGAAATGTGATTAGAATTGAATGGCTCTGCCAGATCTTTATGACTGGCGAGAGGAATGCTGATCAAGAAGAGTTGAATGCAGTGATCTTGTCCAATGGGGCCGAAAATTTTGCAATTGTTGTGGACAAGTTAAAAAATGAACAGGAATTTGTGGTAAAAACATTGGATGGGCATCTGGCTGCCATTCCTGGGATATCTGGTTCCACTCTGCTGGGAAACGGACAGGTGGTTTTAATTGTAAATCCTTTAGATCTACTGCAGCTTATGTAAAAATAAATTATGGAATTTGAGCATATAGTAAAAGAATTACCAGGATAAATGCAGGTAGGAAATAAGAGATTCCTAGTAAGAGTTTCTGTGCATTGATTTGTTGGAAGGTTGATGTCAGAAACTTTTTTTATGGTGATAAGAATAAGAGTTCATCAATATTATTGTTAGCCGAAGGCAAAAGGCTACTTTAGAATATTTGTGAGTGTTTTGAGACCTAAGCAAAGATATATGCATAAAAAAATGGCCATGTTTTTACGTGGCCATTCTCATTCGTTTATATATCATTTTCGGTACGAGTAGGCTCTTTTAAAGAAACAATCGCCTTTTCCACTTGATGATCTCGAATTTCTAATACCTTGATGAAAAGCCCTGAAGTTTCTATTTCTACACTTGTTCCGTCCTGCGGAACAGCACCCAGTGCATCGAAAACCAGACCGTTAAAAGTATCGTAATCTTCGTTT from the Defluviitalea raffinosedens genome contains:
- a CDS encoding chemotaxis protein CheW — protein: MATGINNASFTERQLVTFLLGEDEFGTDIMDVKEIIRVPDITRVPNAPVYVEGACNLRGNILPIIDGRTWFNLERKNRDENSRVLVIDVDGKATGVIVDKVSEVMRVNIADIEAPPEIIRNVDLDYLNGVVKLENGNRLVMLLDVVKALSVNNAQKEEIKEQNESLQKNSAILGSSNNESIDEEQLVSFLLGKEEYAIGIMKVKEIIRTPQIVKVPNCEEYIEGVVSIRNNLLPIINLRTCFGMEHLEVNDHTRILVVDMGSFTAGIMVDKVLEVLRVPSSIIQSPPRFSTQSEDQLKGVAKLDQGKRMILMLEPSKLISADVISGISGTDGIYKEDSDGKSIGKQLIDEEQLVTFKIDSVEYGVKIANVQEINRMTEVTKIPRAPYCIEGIVNLRGNVIPALNLRKLFNLPEKSITDATRIIIIDHNGKRTGIVVDSVSEVLRFEKTLIEAPPDTLSNGVDSDYVEGVGKLNDGKRMILILDISKILTLC
- a CDS encoding Hpt domain-containing protein, whose amino-acid sequence is MDTMFQLYMEDTEEMLQKAEECLIRLEMEYSSVEINELFRIAHTIKGSSHMVGYEDIGNIMHKIEDMLDCARNGFILFDQDIVSLCFKGLDIVKQMLEYKKEGSGEVPKDLMDEALMINEDVGALIRFGKKEEKSVVVKQPGTGIVSSLLNKKVKGRNKYYITFFIEEDAPMVSPVLLMILKSVEDIGSLAYSSVTDSFFSELSGTNEIKTFDCILCTDMEEAELYAYFDLFYVERINVVDLTRNKLEGNDYFFNSSDHTFYIIILEIFIRLYHLLFNRSKEIKINGEEPNIIKSLYSIESLYSEAVNACDRMKNKDKLNLFIKDLNEFLTFITKMYKRENAIAEELYSNIQFQMLNLSKRAYNYAKGKYLFRILKPEKTDFINKLNDFSEKVNKSTTLVIFIDLSQLDILYENEVKTLIEFKNCMENYGLEIGIIVKGIYARRIINIFDSIKSIEKFNIFQSESDALLGILYSSDFYYRMLKRIDNGQLK
- a CDS encoding CheR family methyltransferase, producing the protein MILSDELFHKFIKLIYKKTGIYYERNKKYYVEKRIGKCAESLEMDNLNEYYMMLKFSDDSSEFDRLINELTVNETYFFRDFPQLRNFAEDVLPIVVREKGDRKKIKIWSAACSTGEEPYTISIILQEMLEHPEKWEIEILASDINTEVLKSARIGIYESRAVRDVPPEYLEKYFTRMQDRYLVNLSVRKPVSFKRINLMDQNEMNVVKGCDFIFCRNCLIYFDDESRKSVLDSFYESLNPGGFIFLGHSESVGRFSSAYKVQRIGDTIVYSRPKQYYGEKDLPVNDAQIARYSY
- a CDS encoding response regulator transcription factor, which encodes MKYKYKVLIADADEKILSTLKNHLEQQNYEVEVTQSAKNAFEKVKSDKYHIALIDIDLPEMSGIELLREIKSFDALIQVIMMAENSTMDKILNALEYGANDYIQKTLSDVEYITQIINYSVEKLERWRKSIIQIIK
- a CDS encoding protein-glutamate methylesterase/protein-glutamine glutaminase, which gives rise to MTDKIKVLIVDDSALMRKALKEIVMTDPSLEVIGTARNGQDAIDKVYELKPDVITMDINMPVMDGLTSMQHILNEDPDIPVLMVSSLTEEGALITFEALELGAFDYVTKPSGTVSSNIHIVGREIIQKIKVAHKSKSKKSIKDKFRRRDGTIAIAKKTAPIIKTPIITSPDLSKIVLIGISTGGPRTLMEVLPMLPQDLQAAVIIIQHMPPSFTSSFAKRLDSACQLPIKEAEPGDILQNGRGYLAPGGYQLLVRKEGILRLSNNPQTIFMPSVNVTMESALDTFGAKKVIGVLMTGMGDDGADAMVKIRKAGGVTIAEDESTAVVFGMPREAIERDGAEIVVPSYKIADEIIKAVKKF
- a CDS encoding chemotaxis protein CheW, encoding MLSKIYIEDIDVVKVFINECMECLQGFEKEVLKLEVRSEDMNLLSQILEKVKRIKRESSFVGISGIVRLSHEIEVILEAIRDKKATVDTGLIDSLLSCIDFLDAYIKGMHEKLKEYALDDENGLYLENEDHQKEEQLVDNLRLAYENCKNREDQESKIYNKDSEEKEIEILQSEEFKKGLTEGIKEQFLIESMENIDKIENDLLMKLDSNSDDREAISELFRMIHSIKGGASMYLASLPSQNPEYFSLKKLSEVVHTFESLLVLIRDKGFKFENNLIDLSFLVIDYLKSIMSSIISEEFIDLHNDDILDEIKGCISRIKSVPGDTTNSAVINQLQSNKIDITKSSVSQTIRVNQEKIDQVMNMISELFIAKNSFMHIAKRLNIDYDLPEMSKEVKQVGAYINRISDELQNAIMSIRMIEIKTVFQRMPRIVRDIAQSTGKKMELYMEGENTELDKTIIEQISDPLVHLIRNAADHGIELPEERLTKGKSETGKIVLRAYNKNKHVFIEIEDDGAGMDTETLKNKAIEKGLITSTDAEKMNRNQLLNLIFLPGFSTAKQITEISGRGVGMDIVKSNIAKLNGAIMIESEMDKGTKMIIQLPLSLAVSHGLIVEASGENYIIPLEYIIETVKIDRNSIHKYSGKYFTCLRGNVIRIEWLCQIFMTGERNADQEELNAVILSNGAENFAIVVDKLKNEQEFVVKTLDGHLAAIPGISGSTLLGNGQVVLIVNPLDLLQLM
- a CDS encoding methyl-accepting chemotaxis protein, coding for MAEQIAVAAEQQSSAAEEVEKSIQMQNLAFNELNAGAADLAQMAEELKYSTDAQKSSESLAAASEELSANVEEANSTANEILKAMQQISAGAQAQAELTEKAAGLGDRLAVAAQQMSDRAKFSAEKIEELQQLLEANKTAVDNLIAGISSSAESSIVSAKNIKNLEETTRRIDKIVDAIVNVTIQTNMLAVNGSIEAARAGEFGRGFSVVAGDIRALANESAENTDKIKDLVRGIQNQIQRVAADIDLSSKTSLTEVEKAKKTTHNLNIIEESMIEILTGAREILKGSEESLVALEQAKKGVDQIATAAQEASSGAEQAAAAANQQAKGMQELAEAIEEISGLADELQNM